One stretch of bacterium DNA includes these proteins:
- a CDS encoding two-component sensor histidine kinase yields the protein RLKYRTIATDLQANIPQIQASFDQLLQVLINLCLNAADAMEDKADGRLTIKTWSRDSRVYASVADTGSGIQPEHLPHIFEPFFTTKGDRRGTGLGLWVSYNIIKNLAGDIQVVSEPTVGTTFTLSLPALTRNPQTN from the coding sequence CGGTTGAAATACCGCACCATTGCGACCGACCTGCAGGCGAACATCCCGCAAATTCAAGCAAGCTTCGATCAACTGCTGCAGGTGTTGATCAACCTCTGCCTTAACGCCGCCGACGCCATGGAAGATAAAGCCGACGGCCGACTGACGATCAAAACCTGGAGCCGGGACTCCCGCGTGTATGCGTCGGTCGCCGACACCGGCAGCGGCATTCAGCCGGAGCATCTGCCGCATATCTTTGAGCCCTTTTTCACCACCAAGGGCGATCGGCGGGGAACCGGTCTGGGGCTGTGGGTCAGCTACAATATCATTAAAAACCTGGCCGGCGATATCCAGGTGGTCAGCGAACCAACAGTTGGCACGACGTTCACCCTCTCCTTGCCGGCCTTAACCCGAAACCCGCAAACCAACTGA
- a CDS encoding sigma-54-dependent Fis family transcriptional regulator has protein sequence MAERVLIVDDDDIVRESLSAVLQNRGFACEQAVDGEEALQRLSKQEFDVVITDLEMPRLNGIELIERAALLNNRTSFILITAYGSMETAIEALRKGAFDYLLKPLNFDDVAIKVKKLLEHRRLMLENQALRQEINSQYNFSNIIGAGPAIRQVFDTIRRVSDSDAHVLISGNSGTGKELVAKALHYNSPRRKGRFVAINCGAITESIFESELFGHKRGAFTGAVADKEGLFQTAHNGTLFLDEIGELSLSSQAKLLRALETKEILPVGGTTFLSIDARIIAATHRDLVQEVHQGRFREDLYYRLAVIEIRLPSLSERREDIPLLVHHFINKYNRQMNRSVKGVEPAVMQALMQHTWKGEVRELENIIERLMIFASSEILRADDLPGEVLQIKEARKEMQTEILREAVKKFERDYISRQLESQDGHRGKTARALGISEATLYRKMEELGIG, from the coding sequence ATGGCCGAACGTGTATTAATCGTGGATGACGACGACATCGTCCGGGAAAGCTTGAGCGCCGTGCTGCAGAACCGCGGGTTCGCCTGCGAGCAAGCCGTCGATGGTGAAGAGGCGTTGCAGCGGCTGAGCAAACAAGAGTTCGATGTGGTCATCACGGATCTGGAGATGCCGCGGCTCAACGGCATCGAGCTCATCGAGCGTGCCGCTCTGTTGAACAACCGCACTTCGTTCATACTCATCACCGCCTACGGTTCCATGGAAACCGCCATCGAAGCGCTGCGCAAGGGCGCTTTTGACTATTTACTCAAGCCGCTCAACTTTGACGATGTGGCTATTAAAGTAAAAAAATTACTGGAGCATCGCAGGCTGATGCTGGAAAATCAAGCCCTGCGACAAGAGATCAACAGCCAATATAATTTCTCCAACATCATCGGCGCCGGACCGGCTATCCGTCAGGTGTTCGACACCATCCGACGCGTTTCAGACAGCGACGCCCATGTGCTCATCAGCGGCAACAGCGGCACCGGCAAGGAACTGGTGGCTAAAGCCCTGCACTATAACAGTCCCCGCCGCAAGGGCCGCTTTGTCGCCATCAACTGCGGCGCCATCACTGAATCTATTTTTGAAAGCGAACTCTTTGGCCACAAACGCGGCGCTTTTACCGGCGCTGTGGCAGACAAAGAGGGGTTATTCCAGACCGCTCACAACGGCACTCTGTTTCTGGACGAAATCGGCGAGCTGTCTTTGTCCTCGCAGGCCAAACTGCTCCGCGCGCTGGAGACCAAAGAGATCCTGCCGGTGGGCGGCACCACCTTCCTCAGTATTGATGCGCGCATCATCGCCGCCACCCATCGTGATCTTGTTCAGGAGGTGCATCAGGGCCGCTTTCGTGAAGATCTATATTACCGGCTGGCGGTTATCGAAATTCGACTGCCCTCGCTCAGTGAACGGCGTGAGGATATTCCCCTGCTGGTGCATCATTTTATCAACAAATACAACCGGCAGATGAACCGATCGGTCAAAGGCGTGGAGCCGGCGGTCATGCAGGCGCTGATGCAACATACCTGGAAGGGAGAAGTGCGCGAGCTGGAAAACATCATCGAACGGCTGATGATTTTCGCCAGCAGTGAAATTCTGCGCGCCGACGATCTGCCCGGGGAGGTTCTGCAAATCAAAGAGGCCCGAAAAGAGATGCAGACGGAAATCCTTAGAGAGGCGGTAAAAAAATTTGAGCGCGATTATATCTCTCGTCAACTCGAAAGCCAGGACGGTCATCGCGGTAAGACCGCGCGCGCGCTGGGGATCAGCGAAGCGACGCTGTATCGCAAAATGGAGGAACTGGGCATCGGCTGA
- a CDS encoding TolC family protein, whose amino-acid sequence MRLKKAYGLLCIFLFTGEAGLIAQDKLALTIEESVRQALEKNPEIKMAEKEVAKARAGVWEAASNILPQVNGYANLQHAWDIQQQTIPNFLKPMLGPLANLIPELAGMPDYVQLSFGMENTLIYGATLTQPLFLGGAGVSGVQMALAGKRAAEQNLESKRQNLIYQTASAFYACLLAQELVAVQEEALAQAQANLDVVTKKHAVGSASGFDKMRAEVEVANLKPEVISAKNNLQSAVTGLRTVLGLPRTTDIKVEGALAYMDDDFSNMSLAEFQNQALAARPEILAVKEQKIISGKGVTVAASSFMPKLFFQTDYSYMAMKNDIKFGHGDFSKGFTSAISLQLPLFTGFKNSKQYQKARLDHKIMVDAEKQIFDGIASDAEMSYNKFQEARQKYQAAKESSILAQEALRLANLMYEEGANTQLDVLNSQLAVNRAKLNYVSSLFEYQMARYQLRKAVGKLTDVL is encoded by the coding sequence ATGAGACTGAAAAAAGCCTATGGCTTGTTGTGCATATTCCTCTTCACTGGTGAGGCCGGTTTAATTGCTCAGGACAAACTGGCGCTCACGATCGAGGAGAGCGTTCGACAGGCCTTGGAAAAAAATCCGGAAATTAAAATGGCGGAAAAAGAGGTGGCCAAAGCCCGGGCGGGCGTGTGGGAGGCCGCTTCGAATATTCTACCGCAGGTCAACGGCTACGCCAATCTGCAACACGCCTGGGATATCCAACAACAGACCATCCCCAATTTTCTGAAACCCATGCTGGGCCCTCTGGCGAACCTGATCCCCGAGTTGGCGGGCATGCCCGATTATGTGCAGCTCTCCTTTGGCATGGAGAACACATTGATCTACGGAGCAACCTTGACGCAGCCGCTCTTTCTCGGCGGCGCCGGCGTGTCCGGCGTGCAGATGGCGCTGGCGGGGAAACGTGCGGCTGAACAGAATCTCGAATCCAAGCGCCAGAACCTGATCTATCAAACCGCCAGCGCGTTTTACGCCTGTCTGCTGGCGCAGGAACTGGTGGCGGTGCAGGAGGAAGCTTTGGCTCAGGCGCAAGCCAACCTCGACGTGGTAACCAAAAAACATGCGGTGGGATCAGCGTCCGGATTTGACAAAATGCGCGCAGAGGTGGAAGTGGCCAATCTCAAGCCGGAAGTGATTTCAGCGAAAAACAATCTGCAGTCCGCGGTCACCGGATTGCGGACCGTACTCGGGCTGCCGCGCACCACCGACATCAAAGTAGAAGGCGCGTTGGCGTATATGGACGATGATTTCAGCAACATGAGTCTAGCCGAGTTTCAAAACCAGGCCCTGGCCGCCAGACCCGAGATCCTGGCGGTCAAGGAACAAAAAATCATCAGCGGCAAGGGCGTCACGGTGGCGGCCAGCAGCTTTATGCCCAAGCTGTTTTTTCAGACCGACTATTCCTATATGGCGATGAAGAACGATATCAAGTTCGGCCATGGAGATTTCAGCAAGGGTTTCACCTCTGCGATCAGTTTGCAGCTGCCGCTGTTCACCGGCTTTAAAAACAGCAAGCAGTATCAAAAGGCGCGGCTGGATCACAAAATCATGGTCGATGCCGAAAAGCAGATTTTCGACGGCATTGCATCGGATGCAGAGATGAGCTACAACAAATTTCAGGAAGCGCGCCAGAAATATCAGGCCGCCAAGGAATCCTCCATCCTCGCTCAGGAGGCCCTGCGCCTCGCCAATTTGATGTATGAGGAAGGGGCCAACACCCAGCTGGATGTCCTCAACTCTCAGCTGGCCGTGAATCGCGCCAAGCTCAATTATGTCTCTTCTCTTTTTGAATATCAGATGGCCCGTTATCAGTTGCGCAAGGCTGTCGGTAAATTAACTGATGTACTCTAG